TTTCACTTTAAGTTATGACgcagtttttatttcatacctgtcaaaatatgacatctacaaaagtgacagctgccaaatAACTGGCTGTTTAGTGTTAATAGTGAACGTACGAATTGGTCTTCAATATCGCAAAACTTAAATCCCcttgactattttctgtggCTATATGTGGAGTCGCTAGTTAACACCGATAAGCCCAAAACAATTGAGCACTTGTACgcctaaaaatgttttattggaCCTCCAGGCTGGACTACGTCCGAGCCAGCGTAACTATCATTATGCCACAAggtttcgttttaaaaaaagtacatttcatgtcaatttacaaaaatatactctttgttttattccatttcaaagttctatacTTAAAAAAACGCCCTATATGATATAACTTAAATGCATTAGCTTCAAAAGCTTTTGtgtcttattttaaataattttgactgCTATTAAACTACTCtacgaaaaataacaattaatacgAAAACCTCTGATTCTATTTCACatcaacaaacattttaagagtCTACAATatgttataataaaattaagctAAGACTTAGATcatctaaatataaaaattaaaccacaAAATCACGATCTATTTGAATGATGATGTGTGACAAAATGATGGGACATTTGATGtgtgtttttattgaataattatAGTCTTTGTGAAATATATATTaagttaatattattatttaaatttaattttactacaGAAGATCATGCAATCAAAAACGACACGAATTTAACActcaaaaaacattacttaaccAACAAAATGGATAAATTATATTCTAGAAATatatagtagtttaaaaaagtattaaataagTCGTAAATTCTTATAGCTGAAACTGTCAGCTTTCAGTCACATGATTTCCTAATAATGAGATTAAATGCCTAAATTGCATCATATGAACATTCAAATTGTTTCAAACAATTGAAAGTGATTTGCCTAATCCAATGAAGTACCTTAATTTCTTGTTTCCAATCAATTTCCTGTGTCTCATTAGAGTAAGAAACCACTCACTCCTTCCACAATATAAGTCATTAGCTCCTCCTAAATTCAATTATCTGTTTTGAAGGATTTGTAACTTCTGCAGTTATTAAattaggttttaatttaaataaatctataaaCATACTATTTACATTCTGCGTGGCggtacaatatttaaatttcccaAAATAAACTACATTTAGTCaaaatcattaatttatttttaactaatttgtttatttatattttctcgtTTGTTTAGAGGAAGAAGCCTATCACTGTCTTGCAAGTTTAGTTGCATGCAAAGAAAAGGTGTTCATCAATCAGACAAAACTACTACACGAAGTCACTTGGAAAACAGTGATGCAAATTGCCAAAAAACATGcagtaagttttaaaaataaattataacatactatttctaataataatattttttttttatttttagaaaacctCCGTCTCTTATTTGCAACGAATATGCCCTGgtcaaaaattagaaagagtttTCATGGACTGGTGCTGGTGGATATTAGCTGGTTTACCATTTCAGCATTTAGTACGTGTTATGGACTGTTTTTTTCATGAGGGTATCAAGGTATTCTATCGTATCTCTCTGGTCATACTCAATTTATTCCAAAAGGAATGCACTTCGAACAATGAATGGAGTCCAGATAATATTAAGAATGACATTGGTAATGCgcttataaaattttgcaaaaaattaccAGTTTCACCAGCGAAGCTGTTACAATCAGCGTTTAGTATTAGGGGGCTAAggtttgttttttacatttgtttttagtCTCATAATATTCATAACTGAAGTACACcatttatatgaatatttaagctttaattacttttaaaatgtgtatcactgtagaaaaatatgcaaaccaaatatttgtttcttaattttgagttaaaacttattccaatatttttaaaatctattcgGATAAAGGTCTTCTGAATGTCAGATTCAAATTGAGTCCAACTGAAGACTTTTTTGGGCTGAAAATTTTTTCAGCTAGTAGAGTCCAACTGAAGACTTTTTTGGGCTGAACATTTTTTCAGCCAGTAGTATCTCTAATTCGATAGTATGAACATCCTTATGGAGGATGTCATTAGATAGGTTAAGGGTCCTAAAAGGATTTATATGCTTCCCGAACTGAACGTTAATTTTAACCAAGGCATTTAGCTATTTTTTCTGATGCCATtcatttcaaacttggaactagGCTTCACTTACCTTTTCAGAAAGCACCAATACTAAATTTATGTCCAAAACTAGCACGAACTTAAAGTTTCTCAAATAATTTCCAATTTGTCAAGGAACTCCTTAACACAAAACTTTAATAAGCCCcaagtattgaataaaaaaacatattaagttcatattttgacataagcCCAGTTTATTTGGTAATAAGGCAGATTTGTCTAGACtaactttccaaaaaagttaAGGGGCTTTTTGACGCTCCGATCAGAAACTTTCTACTTTCTCCTTAAGTGgaatgtattaatttaaaaaacaatagacattttaaattattttaagaaacttatatttttaaagaagtccTTAGACAAATCTGTACATATATACTTCATGatgattttgtataaatatatgcaTATAAATAGTGTACTTACTTTTTGCTATtgctatatttttcaaaaatccattctaaatatatcttttatttatctTCTAGTTCCACATATATATCTAGGATATTTATTAAGACTGAAATGTTACTAAAAAGTAGATCAGTTCTAAGCGGTTCAAAGCAATTAGTTCGATCGCGTTCCAGTGATAATTTACCAACGAGTCAATCGCAAGTCAACATTCAAATGATGTCACATACATTGACCATACGAGAGGTAATCTATAAatactattttcttatttatctattcttatttatattaataataataatcttaatcttaattaaagtaaagtacaaaagtaatattttgaacaacaaaaaaaaaagaaagcagaCACATAATAAtagattaaatttaactttaaggaGAGAAGGACAAGATttagaaatatatatgtatttttttttttttgaaaattaaataaatatctaaactATTTTGCTTtatatgtttttcaataagtaCAGAGGTTTACAAATTTATATGTTAAGAGCTACAATTACTTTCTTTAATAATTGTCATTTTgatatattaacttttttcttttaagctttGAATCTGTGATTTATGTCTCTTTTTAAGAGATGCACTTTGAAATTCCTAAATGCGTACAAAATTCATTCACAGGTCatctttgttaaaaatgttcattcattttttttttaatgtcaattaATTGAGTAAATCCTTAAAGTAAAGAATTTCCTCTCAAGTATGCATAACTTTAAGTGCTTTTGCACTAATTCAAGCTtcatgtaaatttttgttttttctttaaaatgtttaataatttaaataaattgatacaaattataTGAGCTTTCTGCTTAAGTACAGAGCTTAATTTTATGTTGAGACCGATTCcagttttgtttcaaattatttctcttctttttttgataaattctaaagtcaaatcaaaaatttaagttttttaaatttttagtttttttgatcaaatagcttttgtaaaatttttaaacagattcaATACATTATTTACGTGTATCTGcgatatttcaaataattatttaatctCATTAAATAGTTCTAAGCTATCTAAATcttagaatttattattttaaacgaaaaagtAATAGAAGCTCTAACATCATTCTTACGTATCCTtccatagtttattttttactttaaaaataattagttttaagttaaatttcacCTATCTTtaaaaccaaccaaaaaaacattcattcatattttgaaatgtgtcaATAACATTCCAGAGGGTGCATTCCGAGACCTGTCGCAATCTGGTATGGGgcttaatacattttaaattttctagctCTTTTTCTCTATTTgctgtttggttttattttattttctcgttGTTATAAGTTTTAATGAAAGTgaattcttataatttatatttttttttaatttgttttcttttacttttgttctgataataatttaatttttaatttgaaatgtttgtttttatgagAATGTCTCATGCAAGCCGCAAAATTgttgtttcattatttttttcataaacagctaattacaaaaaaaataataatataattatgctGAGAAATAATAACATGTgttatgcaaaattaaaaaagggctTTTctttcgttgttgttttttttattggcaATTATAGCGAATTTCATTGATTATATCATTATATTTTAGGTagaatgttttataaataaaaagaaacaaaaaaatactaaattttaaattcgatatgtacaattgttaataaaaatacgtTCTCCCTAAAAGACTGACAGTTGACTtcgaattgatttaaatttcgaaTCACCTGTCAACTTGAGAGaatcgaaaaaagaaaaatatttataaatatatattatttggaAAATGAAAGTTAAGACGTTtgtgtcttgtttttttttttaatttttttctttttttctcatctTGCTGCATTCTGTTACTACTACTACCACTACTACTAccactactactactactactgctGCTACCGCCGCTGATTGCtcgtatttaaattataaatatttatatatgttgACTTCGTTGAACACTAActtaactcaaaataaaatttgcaaaatgaaTATTATTTACGTTACTTGTTTGACACTTTGTTGttaaatatcaaattcaacATCAATTCAACTCAActctaaaaattgttaatttgttaaACACAACCCACCACGTTTTTTAATGTGTTTATCAATGCATTTTGGTTATTCCCATTgatgtttttcctttttgattttgtatttttacaaaCCCTTCATACCCCCAACACCCAAATCCCTTCGCAATAACAATTTTCAATGTGACATTATGAATCatgtcaaaataatatttaaacaataaaacaaatcaaattaataacacaaaaaaaaacaaaaaacaattaaataaggGCGAACAATCTCCTGGGCATAGGGTTCTCGCTATGGGCGTTTATCCTGTTCAGTCGTTAAAGAGTCGAATAGCCAGTGGTGAAGATGTAAGTGTACTGTTTTAAAAGAATGTTCATCAGTATCAATTTATTGATAGTTACGTGAtttaaatatctatctatctcttGTATATCTCgcaccaattttgttttttattcttggataattttaaaattcaattttcttaaggaaTAAACAAATCCTTTTtcgtttatttgttgttgttgtaaattttgatttcgattttTAATGAGCATTTCCTACAAATAATATcataaatattgtgttttttaaagtaGTTGAGTCATAGATTTTTTGATCTCTTACAACACTCAAACAAGATTTACACACGGACAcgcataataaaatattttagtttttttttataaacattaactttttatttaattaaagacatttttttcggacagttttcactaaaagtgaataaagtgtttaaaaatatagtttttattttcatctgtGGAATGTATTCCTATAATACTCTTTGGGTCTTCCAAtgaataaatttttgaagagaaatcaatgaatgtttatttcattctttatttcatttatcaACCAAAATACGACGTACTTTGCTTATGATCTGAACTATAAGAACCTGAGACTTAATAGAAAATACGGTGTAATATGATTTGTGTAATGCCTAATTTTTAGGAACTACGAGGAATCAAAACATTGAAACATCTTATTAGAatattctttctttctttcaacaAATGTAGTTATCCTtggattaaataaaatcaattttataatagGCACTAAAAAGAAAAGATGAAATCTTGTCTTATAAGGGAGTTTACCGGATTTAAGTACGAAAAGCAGTTTCATGTAAAATTTGAGTACAATATTTTCGagaattcaaacttttttttttttcttttacaatatttagaaaatactGTTTTGGAATAAACCATTTATATAGCTTCAAAAGTTTGAATAATAATGAGATTTTACAGGGTCCTTTATGAAAGCCGATTGGACTGTTAGGATGCGTTATAAATTTGAAGGGAAAAGGCTTCTTATCAATTTTCTTAACATAGAATTGAAGAATAAAAGAAAGGATTCATTTCTGAAGAAAGGTTATCCAATATCCACTGAATTCCAATACCCTTGTATTAATTTAGAAGacctttacaaaacaaaaaaaataaaattttaaattacttgtacattttttaaagacttgAATGCGTTTGTTTTATAagcattaacaaaaattggctTAAAAAATAATCCCTGCTAAAAAATTTGGATTGAATTTTGAAgtgttttgattttaacttaataatttaaaaaacaaaatcgaaatacttcttttttttataaataaaaataaaacaaaaactttccaaactttatttcaaaatcaaagaattttttgacTCGAGATGATCCTCAGACCGTACACTGGAAACGACTTACGAAAGATTCACATTTaatggtaaaaaataataatatagagataaaattttaaatttaaggacaaattaataaaatttgcataatagtaataataatattatttatatgaataaacaagaataattcttgaaaaataatatttaataattagtAGTGCTAGATCGCTAATCGCATGTTGAGATGGTCCTTTTTATTTAAGGATATTctcattatatttaatttacttgaaacaaataattttgagttttttaaattaagaaataaccAAACTCGTAGGATAATACTGTAGTTTTATTTGgctgaatacaaaaatattatataaatttaaaaatataatataaaaaacttattttgtattatcttcgacttatttagaattttattttaataagtcCCTCCATTATAAAGGGTTCCTTAGTTAGTTGGAACTCTGACAACGTTGGCAACTTACACTATGAACGCACCCTTGAACCAGTaactcaactgtcaaaatattctttaaaaaaaaaaaacagttttttcatCAGGGCTGTGGTGTTACTTAACTTCTATTTCAGTATATCTATTTCccgttttcgaaaaaaaatatctttcagccttatgaaattatttgacttttttattaATGTCGAACAAATGCCAAGTCCTTATTGGTAAACCccatattataatttaataaatattcaatttaatttaagttttagtttaaaaattttgaactttgcTACAAATACGCCATTGGcgtatcaaaaacttaaaaaacaactaaaaacaaaaacatttttctttatataaaattatcacTATATGACCAAGTATTTTACACTCAATTATcccttaatttctttttgtattcctAACACATTCCTCTTGTCGTTAAGCTTATCATtacacaatatttatttatgtagttTTCAGTCAttgatagttttatttatttattaaatataatattttattgaacctacataattataataaaatgtatgagtTCTGCTTTGATATTGTTTTGTcagttatattgtttttttttataaatcattattcttaataataactactattttttaatttccaatgattttccgatttgaaaaataatttttaaatgtcgtgtttttttactaagttttgtttttggaacaatttttttttaataataatttttaataattctttgtgACTAATAACgtgatattattatttgtggATAGCTCTTTACACTCTGGTCATGGCTGCCAGTTAGGATAACAATGTACCAACCCGTACTGCTGTATACAACTGAAGAGCATGGTTGCTCATTGACAACATTTTATGTTCGGGTGGAGCAACATGAACCGACTTTAATGATGATCAAAACGTGCAATAATGaggtaattattttttctttttgatactaataaaataatttacttaattgttttctttttttaaggtttttgggGCCTATTGCTCATCAAGATGGTTTGAGCGTAATGTCAAAGATGACAAAGGCCAAAGGCAGGCCTACTTTGGAACAGGTGAAACTTTTCTATTTTCTCTTTATCCAGAAAGAGCAAAATATCCTTGGGTTGGTATTGAAGGTGATAAGGGATTGGGACATTCATCGGAACTTTTTATGGCGGCTGATGCTAAAATGATCACGATTGGTGGAGGGTAAGTTAATTAAGGTGATATTTGTAGTGTTTAACTTTAAGCTTAATAAATAAGAGTGTCTTTTTCTACTTGCGACATTTAGAAACTATATGTCCTTcgtaaaaattcaaactttccataaaagaaatcttttttttttggcccAAAAGTGTAccctgaaatatttttaaattttatacaggCGGCCCCGTAAAAGGTAGTCCAAACTGAGTATGATCATTGATGTATGTAATATAGAGTCCGCcatctaaattttgtttaactagtgcttatttcgtgaatggttaCACTTATCTCACGTCTGTTTTGACAgataataattagttttatcttccgctgaacgaatatgatTGTTTATGCGCTtgaacaacgcttagagaagatgcctattttgccaaaaaaatcatcttttcagatgaagctcattttgatcttggcgggtatgtaaacaagcaaaaatatCGCATTtatgtttggtgcggattttagTCCAGAGGCACAATTAGggcatttttcttcgaaaatgagtaAGGAGCGGCCGTTACAATtaatggcgatcgttatcgggccatgttgaactaatttttgttcacaaaagtagaaggaggatattggcaaaattttggtttcaacaggacagcGGCCGGCGACACTACTTGCTACACAGCCGAAACTACAatcgatgtttttatagcattttcaaaaaaaaaagttatttggctggctctttatattatattgagttttttttatccCGAATCACCTACTTTTAGTCAGCTTTTCACTTACTCTCTCTAGGTAGTAATGgcgtaattttaatttaaactcaaGTGTTCGccctatatattttttgttgactaTTATCAACCAACTAATACCATATAATCTCTAAGACCGCTTACTGATTCACAAACCAAACAATGCTTTATTAAATGATTTAGTGGTCCTGAATTTGAATTTAGTCTTATAATTTTTCCACAAACTAAAATCGGTTTTCTTAAGCTTAGAGTTCTTaacaagaaattattattattatcacttATTTGCCATAAATTCTCATAAGTTGGGAGATGACTTATGACTTAGTCtttattttaatgaagtttttaaaaacttcaaatgttatgattttatagtttttaaacgTGCTGATTTTCATTCCGAATCCTAAttcaaaatatctaaaaaattacaacatttttccgtttccaatttattattatccaattataatttttcaatatattttaaaaatttgatgttgAAGCCTTTTTTAGACTCAGATTcggtacaaaaacaaaaactactttcaAGAAACCGTTTTAGCATACAAAGTTCAGGGTTTCTTTGAGGTTAATGTTCGATAAAcgaaaagatttttcgaaaattgtatgaaatactgaaactaaaaaatatgCCCCTATTTTTTTGGGGTAAGAACATTTGcacgtttttaatatttgttcatttttattctCATTGCAGTGAAGGCCAAGCTATTTGGATGGATGAAAATATTCGTTTTGGCAAAACAGACAGTTGTAAAACTTTCAACAATCCACCATTGTGTCCAACGGGTGATTTTGAAATACGAGTTCTTGAAGTTTATGGTTTTGTCGGtgcttaaaaagttaaaaaaaaagaaaataacattcaAACAAAAGCAGCTcataaatacattattttatgaatgaaGCAAAAgagcaaatcaaaaaatatcacTCCTCTGAAACAAAGCGAGTTGGATTTTTtactacacaaaaaaaaagaagcaaaatgcaaaaataagaagaaaaattcccagcatttgattgtttattttttcttaaactttgtttgtgtttttttttgggaataacgaattattttttaattaaaaattaaaataaataaa
This window of the Eupeodes corollae chromosome 3, idEupCoro1.1, whole genome shotgun sequence genome carries:
- the LOC129951491 gene encoding GTPase-activating protein skywalker isoform X11, yielding MPYSRDASVNADKLSGIEEESDLYEGFAPHVDTSEIKNLDYQTNSKQSGKEPLLKCFAEIQPLILQGKKREVKSILRENAWPINSPIRSQLWPALCAQHQTKQNMLDGFYWEMVHQVFGTTELSEKPIMLPAFVDSAHCLPYHLTRTGRAVADRIVNVLGYDCPDITFSPVLYPITSILLHFMSEEEAYHCLASLVACKEKVFINQTKLLHEVTWKTVMQIAKKHAKTSVSYLQRICPGQKLERVFMDWCWWILAGLPFQHLVRVMDCFFHEGIKVFYRISLVILNLFQKECTSNNEWSPDNIKNDIGNALIKFCKKLPVSPAKLLQSAFSIRGLSSTYISRIFIKTEMLLKSRSVLSGSKQLVRSRSSDNLPTSQSQVNIQMMSHTLTIRELFTLWSWLPVRITMYQPVLLYTTEEHGCSLTTFYVRVEQHEPTLMMIKTCNNEVFGAYCSSRWFERNVKDDKGQRQAYFGTGETFLFSLYPERAKYPWVGIEGDKGLGHSSELFMAADAKMITIGGGEGQAIWMDENIRFGKTDSCKTFNNPPLCPTGDFEIRVLEVYGFVGA
- the LOC129951491 gene encoding GTPase-activating protein skywalker isoform X9; amino-acid sequence: MPYSRDASVNADKLSGIEEESDLYEGFAPHVDTSEIKNLDYQTNSKQSGNLQIISRLILPRKEPLLKCFAEIQPLILQGKKREVKSILRENAWPINSPIRSQLWPALCAQHQTKQNMLDGFYWEMVHQVFGTTELSEKPIMLPAFVDSAHCLPYHLTRTGRAVADRIVNVLGYDCPDITFSPVLYPITSILLHFMSEEEAYHCLASLVACKEKVFINQTKLLHEVTWKTVMQIAKKHAKTSVSYLQRICPGQKLERVFMDWCWWILAGLPFQHLVRVMDCFFHEGIKVFYRISLVILNLFQKECTSNNEWSPDNIKNDIGNALIKFCKKLPVSPAKLLQSAFSIRGLSSTYISRIFIKTEMLLKSRSVLSGSKQLVRSRSSDNLPTSQSQVNIQMMSHTLTIRELFTLWSWLPVRITMYQPVLLYTTEEHGCSLTTFYVRVEQHEPTLMMIKTCNNEVFGAYCSSRWFERNVKDDKGQRQAYFGTGETFLFSLYPERAKYPWVGIEGDKGLGHSSELFMAADAKMITIGGGEGQAIWMDENIRFGKTDSCKTFNNPPLCPTGDFEIRVLEVYGFVGA
- the LOC129951491 gene encoding GTPase-activating protein skywalker isoform X8, with protein sequence MPYSRDASVNADKLSGIEEESDLYEGFAPHVDTSEIKNLDYQTNSKQSGNLQIISRLILPRKEPLLKCFAEIQPLILQGKKREVKSILRENAWPINSPIRSQLWPALCAQHQTKQNMLDGFYWEMVHQVFGTTELSEKPIMLPAFVDSAHCLPYHLTRTGRAVADRIVNVLGYDCPDITFSPVLYPITSILLHFMSEEEAYHCLASLVACKEKVFINQTKLLHEVTWKTVMQIAKKHAKTSVSYLQRICPGQKLERVFMDWCWWILAGLPFQHLVRVMDCFFHEGIKVFYRISLVILNLFQKECTSNNEWSPDNIKNDIGNALIKFCKKLPVSPAKLLQSAFSIRGLSSTYISRIFIKTEMLLKSRSVLSGSKQLVRSRSSDNLPTSQSQVNIQMMSHTLTIRERVHSETCRNLLFTLWSWLPVRITMYQPVLLYTTEEHGCSLTTFYVRVEQHEPTLMMIKTCNNEVFGAYCSSRWFERNVKDDKGQRQAYFGTGETFLFSLYPERAKYPWVGIEGDKGLGHSSELFMAADAKMITIGGGEGQAIWMDENIRFGKTDSCKTFNNPPLCPTGDFEIRVLEVYGFVGA